TTAGCACTCCTTATGTGAGTTCTTCTCAACAAATTGCTGATTTAGTGACAAAGCCTTTGACAGGACCTCAGATGGCCACAGCTTTGCATAAGATGCAGTTGTACACTTATGCAGATTATGGTTGTGCAAGTTGAAATTCAGAGTATCTCAACTTGAGGGGAGGCTGTTAGAATATATTGACCATCGTCTATATTAGCGTCATATAGACAGACCATTGTCTATATGAGTGTCATATCGACAGACCATTGTCTATACTGGTGGCATATAGACAGAGGTTATATCATTGTCTATATTAGTGTCATATAGATAAGGGTATTAGTGCCTTTATACATAATTGTAATTGTTTGACTATAAATACTGTAATCCTCTCTATTTCATATATACGAAAAtatctctttctcttcatcacTTTTCAATTCCAGTTAGGTTATTACATGTCACATGAGATTTCTTGAAATCTATATTCACATATACAAGAAGCTTTCATACTTCAATCTTCTTGAGAAATTTCATGAGGATAAATCTGGAACAACACAAGCATGAATGAATCCATATATAAAGAGAAAACAGAAAAAGGGAAAGAGGATGTAATTAATGTTACCTGGCCTCGATCCTCCTGAAAACTTATATTTCTGACTTTTAACTCTCCTCTACTGGTAGTTAATTCATCTAACATCTCAGCATCACATACTTCTACTCTCCCTTCCTCATTTTCTTCCTGCTAAGATACATGTAAAGTGAGTAATGAGATGAGAAAGATGAAACTATTCCAAGGAAATCAGAAATGATATCTGAAAGATGTACCCTTAAAGAGAGACTAAAAGATAATCTCGGGGTGCGATGGATTTCCTCGTATTCAGCTGCATCGAGTTCGCGCAGATAATGTGGACTAAACAGCTTGGGAAGAATGTGCTGCCTAATGCCAATGAGTAGAAAGAATGGCAATGGAAACAGAACTCCAGCTATTGGAATCCATGTCACTCCGAAACAGACCAGGAAATACACCAGTTGGATTAGTGTAAATACGGCTGTGTACTTGAATGGAACCGACTCCACGAACGAAGCATGAACTGCCTCCAACACCCTGTTAAAAGGACTTATCAATCTCCCATATGCAAAGTAACaagaatagtttttattattatcgcTAACAGAACAGACCGTATATAGATATAATCGAACTTACTTGTATCGCCTTCCAGGAGTGATGAAGAGAAGTAGAACTCTTTCCCAGAACTGATTTCCAGGAAGACTGTCAATAGCCATGTATGCGAAATATCCCCACAGGACTGATGTAGGAATCAGTTTAATTGCAGGCATTGCAAATATTGATGCTGCTACTAGAAGTGATTGCAATAAATTGCTCAATCTTTGCTCATTAACTCTTACAGGCAAGTAGGCATCAATATGTTTCTCAGGATCAAATGCATCACTTTCATTTTCGCCTTCCTTCTTCTCCCCTTTCATCACTGCTTCCTTCAGATTTTCCAGTTCTCTAGCTGCTGTATTCTGCAGATAAGGATAAGGAACTTTTCAGTCTTTATAAGCAAGAGGATTAAGGCATGATGATGAGTTAATTGTAGTTAATAAAGTACTTACAACTGGACTGCTGTCCATCTCTATAAAAACAGCTTGCATCTTGCCATATATTTCAGAACTGCTAGCTTTCTGTTTGATGCTTTCTTTAGCACTCTCCACCATTTTCTTCCGGATCAACTGCACAATGTTGGTCATGTTTTAAGAAGCATCTTTTGCAAATTCTGTGCAGTAGTCCAGGAATATAAATTTACCTGTGTTTTGAGAACAGCAAGACTCTTCGTGTGCATCGGAGACTGGGGAAGGACTCCATTAGAAGGAGGCAGTCCAATCAATCCACACAGCAAAGTCTGCAGCCATTCACTTTGAATacaattaaaagaaaagaaatctaagTAGAAAACACAGGCAGCAATTCTAAGTATGTACCATAAATGCAAGCAGCAAGATATCATGATGATAAGCAGAAGGATTCTTGAGATTGAATTCCTTCTGCTGTGCAAGCTGTGCAGCAACACTATGATCGAAAAAGTAGAGTCCGGCTATCATCAGAGAAGGAATAATGGCTGCAAAAATGTATTCTGGAGGAACATTTCCCATATCCTTGAGCACAGTCCAATGATGTAAAGATGCAGACTCCCATGGAAGAGGGCTAAAAAGCCTTCTAGGAACACCAGAGGGAACTTTGCTTGGTACACTAAATGAAAGCGTTGTCCACACAATAACCATTAAAGGAACTCCATAGTCTGCAATGAAACTCCTAAAAAACCCTGTAGATAGTGGAACATAAATGTTCAATAACAATTTAATCAGGTTGAAATTAACTTCATTAAGTTTGATTGATATACAAACCTGTGCCATACCACCATGATCTTGCCTTTCTGCTCTTTAAGGCAGTATAAATAAGGCCAAAGGTGAATATTATACCCAACAATCCATTTGTGTAAAGCCACTGAAACTCATACTTCTCCAACTTTGAATCTTCAGATTTGGGTACTTTAAACTCACTCACAATTCCCTGCAGTCAACTCAATTGTTAAAATTTAGCTCAATTTAATTACCTCCCATCCATTTTACTGCTTTGACTTTACCTTAACCGCTTCTTGAATGAATAAAACTGCAATTAACATGCCAAACAGTTCACCAGCAATCCTGGTGAACCTATTGATTACAGTGCAAGCATTGAATACTGCAAGCAGAAGTAGGAAAAGGGCTGTCCACACACACACCCTGCAAAAGTTAGTCTCAGTAAAAAAAAGATTGACTGCCAATAATAAAAAGAGGCAAGGGAAACACCATATATGTAGTAGTATACCATCCAGCCCAAGCCAAGAAGAGTTTCTGCCCCAAATCTTCTCTTTGTTTGGCAAAGTTGTACAAATAAGTATACATAATAACAGTAGGTTCTGCAACTCCCAATATCAGAAGTGGTTGCCCACCAAGTATTGAGTGTATAATGCCACAGAGAGCAGTAGAAGCTAGTGTTTCAACTGTGCTCAAGCTTCCATCtacattaaataaaataaaatcagttTCTTGCACATTTTGTCTTGTTCTTTCTGATACACGCCGTTTTAAAACTATAAATCTCAAGGAATGAAACTTAGGCCAAAACAGATAATATCTAAGTTGTTACAGAAAATGCAGAAGAAGTAGACCTGTGTCTCTGCTGAGTTGCTCGCCAAATGCTATAACAGGAAGAGCAGAAGCGAAGAAGATATAGGTGGTAGGTGCTAATATCCTGTCATAAATTAATGAAACTTGTGAagattttcaattaattaatgAAAGACATAAAAAAGAACAAGTAAATACCCAAATCCAGAGCGTAATCCAACAATCCAGTCTTGTTTATAGAAAGGTGTTCTCCTTCTGATATCATTTTTTATCCCTGAAAATGGACTTTTAATGTGCTCCATCTCTTCTGCACAAAAGTTCTTCAATTAGTCTGACAAAATCTGCAATCATTCCCAGCATTTAAACGACTATTGAATCAAGTAATTAAACTGCTAGTATACAGATAACACCAAGCAAGCAAAATCAAAAACTGTGTTGTAATTCAAATAGCAAGTGCTGCATGCTAGCTTCTATATTAGATAAACTTGGACACCCTTTTGTTTGGTGAATGAGAAAATGAAGGAAAACCAAGTAGAATTTCTAATGCAATTGTATTTTCGTTTAGATTCCGGagattataataaagaaaaaaagtttGGTTTTGGTTGACTaatgagaaagaaagaagaaaacccagaaatgagaatagaaagagaagaagaggtTGCAGACATACATGAATGAATGAGGTCAGAAATTGGATTGGAGTATGAAAATTGAAAGTAGAAAGAGGATGAGAGAAATATTAGTGGTGCAGCAACAGCAACAGCAGCTTCTTGCTACAACACAAACACAAGAAGAGTTGTGtttcttttttaaataaaatataaaattagacTATTCTTTTATAAACCCTTCCAATGGGGGGCCTGGCCAGGAGTAGGACTGGAGGCTACTTTTCTgaccttttattttattttgtggcctTTGATAATCTCATGTTCTATTCTATTGAAGATACTCATATTGGATTTGGAGCCTGGCCTGGGCAGGTGAAAGGATGTTCACTTCCACTTGTCAATTAGCAGCATTTCCGACGGAGGTTACTTTAAAGAGTGGTAAAAATTAACGcatcatactaaaatataatattttactatattaatAATTCACATtacttttaataatttttatttaaaaatgttCCAATAATAAGCAACTTTAAAATTACCATAATGACCCCACAAATCATTACTTAATATATactttatttaagtataaatattATCAACCAATAATGAAATTTGAGATGTGAACCAATAGTATACAAGTGAATCaaaagggaaaagtataaaaataaaccttatggttacacctgttttcgatcggcacccttgtggtttaaaaatttacaaaatagtACCTTGAGGTTTATTctattagcaaacacataccaaattgactaacaatgttaaaagtaaaagggaaaagagttaattttatccttatatttatttattttataaattaactcttttattatctaattatcacaaacaaacaacccaaaataaaaaaataaaaatcaaatacactatcttctccatctctttttaatttcttttttttcttttttttttctctcttctctctcctcttttttTATTTGAGCATCTCCAACAACAATCGCCAAACCACTGTTCAGACAAAATTAGATTGCGAAATAGCTCAAAACAATGAATTCCAATGTAAATTTCTCAATTATAAATCTTATAATAGTTCAAAATTTGAAAATGATATCACAATTTATAATACATGTGAAGTTCATATAGCCAATTTTTATCCAATAATCTATTATCTAGGTGAAAGATACGTAATGCCATCTATACGGTAAAAACTCCAATATTCCTAAATGCATCTTAGGTTAGACCAGTATATGATTCTAAGCCAGCAGTGCGAGTTCCTTCCTAATCTTCTACTTTTGGAACTGTTGAATCACAAGAACCACCTAATCTTCCTAATGCTCCCAATCTCGACCTTCTAGCTATGGGATATTTTGCAATATGAAATTGAGTACTTGTGGGAAATTAGAGAAGAGATTGCCAAGTATAAGGTATAATGATGTTTCGATCCGTGTGTTTCTTTCTTTATTTGTTGATGGATTTTAATCAATAATTATTTCTCTATTTAGTTAGGATCTTCCTCAGAACTGTTAGGTTCatgttcatatattttttctgcttcttttacTTTTTGCTAAATTTGAGTTGCTAGTGTTGGATGTTGAACTGACATACACTGTGATTTTGTTTTTTCAAGTGCTCAACATCCCAACCAAAATCGACAAAGGAACGGTTGAAATCGTCACACACCAGTGCATATTATTATCAAAGAGatgaaaattcaattgattttagagaggaaaattaataaagaggagagagaagaaagagaaagaaaagaaaaataagaaattcaaGAGAGAGCGAGCGAGAAGAtgttgtatttgatttttattttttattttggggtttgtttatgataattagataataatggagttaatttataaaataaataaatataaggacaaaattaactcttttccctttgacttttaacataGTAAGTCAATTtggcatgtgtttgctaacagaatgaacttaatggtaccattttgtaaaattttaaaccacaagggtaAAGGTGCCGATCGAAAACATGTGTAactacaaggtttatttttatacttttccctaaaaagAAGTTTGGCAACCTTTTTGACACCCACAATCACTCCAATAATAGGTACCCTTTAAAAGTTACTAAACACAATGCCACATCAGCTGCCACTCTTTTGAGCACCATctgttaagggtaaattacataatggtgtacaacctttatctattttcatactttggtgtacaaccaaaaattTGTTACggtaaagtgtacaaccttcgGACAAGGGTACTTCAGACGAATGTCAGATATATGAAGACTTCTCGCTCCTACCCTCTTTTGAGCTGCACAACTTGGTATCCCCCTAGCCATTTGGTGGGGACGTCGACATAATTGGTGAGATACAACCCTCGTGATCCAATGACCATCATTTTATTATGGTAGTGGCAAACTACTTTTCAAAATGGGTAGAAGTCGAGTCATTTGCCAACATCACAACAGCTGACCAGGTTCATCGAACAAAACATCTTTTTAGGTACAACATACCGCATAGAATAATATCAAATAAGGGAGTCTAGTTCCAAGGGGTGATCATTGTAAATTATTAGCTAATCATTCTTTTCTTCCTCATGCTTTCAGCGTGAACTTCCTGTATATATACCTTGTTCATATGAGTTATTTTTTCAAGTTGAATAACAAATattcttcttcaattcatatTTTGTGATGGTATCAGAGATGCTTTCAAATTAATTCCGCAAAGTTTCGTTTTCAGATTTTCAATTCCATCTTACCTTCCATTTTTTTCCCTAAAATTCATCAAATCCATGGCTGGTGTTGTTTGACCTCTATTAAGGTAGGAAGATACTCCTAGCAGTCCTTATTTCCTACATGTTAATGAAAATCCCTCATTAGTGTTGGTACCTTCTGTTTTAATTGGCCCTAACTATCACCAGTGGGCAATATCGATGAGAATGGCCTTGATGTCCAAGAACAAGTACAGTTTTGTTGATGGATCACTCAAAAGTCCAGAGGAAGGAGATCCTCTTTATTCCGTTTGGCAAAGGAACAACAACATGGTGCTCTCATGGATCCTTCACTCAGTTTCACCCTCCATTGGTCAAAGCATCATGTGGATCGATGGAGCGAATACGGTCTGGAATGATCTCAAGGATAGATTCTCCCAAGGTGATAATATTCGTATCTCTGAATTACAAAAAGATATTCAGTCTTTTAAGCAAGGCACACTTTCCATTTCTGAATATTACACTCATATGAACATCTTGTGGGATGAACTGCTAAATTTTCACCCACTACTTGTTTGTACTTGTGCTTCTTCATGTGTTTGTGGAGCTATAGGCAAATTCAGGACATACCTTGACTCAGATCAGGTAATCACTTTCTTAAGAGGTTTAAACAATAATTTTGCAAATATCTGCTCTCAAATACTCATCATGGATCCTCTACCCTCACTCAGTCGGGTGTTTAACCTCACCATCCAACACGAAAGACAAACCAATTCCAACAGCTCAATAATTAACACCCCAGAACCAACAGCCTTTGCTGCTTTCCAATCATCTTGTACTCAACCACCCAAATactaaaacaaaaaacaaaatgcCAGCCAAAATTCATATAACCCAAAGAAACATTACTCCAACTCCAAACAACTACCTATTTGCACATATTGTGACAGAGAAGGTCATATGGAAGAAATTTGTTACATGAAGCATGGTTTCCCACCATGCTATAGGaataaaaatagaaacaatCAGAAAAATAATAGCAGGTGCAAATCAAGTGAATGTGTGCAATAACTCTGAGTATACCAGCTATGAACCAAATGATGCAGATAATGATGAGGAACCCTTCACACTCACAAAAGCACAATACAACCAGATCATGAGCTTGATAACACCCCAGAATCAAGAGGCAGAAACTAGCAGCAGCAAGGAAAATCATATGGCCTCTACAAATAGCAATTCCAAAGTGGAGCATAATTACTCTGGTATAATCTCTTCAACTTCTGATAAAACTCTCTCACCAGGAAGTTGGATAGTGGACACTGGGGCTACTGACCATATCATTTGTGATCTAAAAAAATTTCAGTCTTTTAAAAGAGTAACATATTACTCAGTCCAACTTCCCACCAATCAAATTGTTCCTATCACACACATCGGAACAGTACAGCATAGCCCCAAACTTATCCTTTATGAAGCACTTTATGTGCCACAGTTTAAATATAACCTCATTTCTAGCAGCAAATTAACTGTCAATGCCAATCTATGCCTGTGTTTTACATCTCATTGTTGTGTAATACAGGATCTGACCAGCTTCTAGAGGATTGGATATGCTAGTGTTCAGAATGGTTTATACCACCTCTAAACCACCCATACCGAACATGTTTCTGTTGCTACAAACACCATTTCAAATGATGTTGTCCCCTCACAACCAGTTTCCACAGCCTTCCTTTGGCACATGCGCCTTGGTCACCCATCCCCTCCAACAGAGCCTTACTTTACAAAAATCTTTTCCCTCTTTTTTTACTAATGTCAAGAACAAGCCATGTACTACATGTCATTTGGcaaaacaaagaaagaaaagttattcttctagtcttTCAATAGCTCCTGATTGTTTTGATTTAGTCCACATGGACATTTGGGGTCCAATAAAAAATTCATACAATCAAAAACATTATTTCCTTACTGTTGTTGATGACCACAGTAGATTCATATGGCTTTATTTAATGCAGCATAAATCAGAAGCTAGAGAAACCATTCAAACATTTAACCAATATGTTTTAACACAGTTCCAAAGACAGATCAAGATAATTCGAACTGATAATGGAGCAGAATTTCTCATGCCAGAATTCTATAGCAAACATGGGATCTTACGCCACACAAGTTGCCCAGAAACACCAAAGCAGAATGGTATAGTTGAGAGGAAACACCAAGATATTCTCAACATTACAAGGGCATTGTTATACCAAAGCAAAATCCCACTTAATTTTTGGCCAGAAGCAGTGTCACATGATGTCCACCTTATCAATAGACTCCCAACCAATGCCATATCCAATTCCATCCCATTCACCATTCTacacaaacaaaaaccaaaatgGGAGGACCTCAAAGTTTTTGGTTGCCTTTGTTACGTTTCTACCCTTGATAGGAATAAAACAAAGTTATCACCTAGAGCCACTAGATGCATTTTTATGGGATATAAGCAAGGGGTGAAGGGAGATAAGGTCATGGACCTCAACACAAATAGAATTTTTATATCCCGAAATGCATATTTTTATGAAACTACATTTCCATATACCACCAAAACAGATCCCACAATACTCTCCCCTCAAACTCATCCTCAAACAGACCCTGTCATTTTAAAGGATGACCATTACAATGATTTTCCTCTAACCACTGATCTTATTGTTGAAAATACAGGgcaaaataatgatatatcaGAAGACAGCATGGAAAATGACGATACATCAGAAAGCACCTCAAATAATGAAAACAACAATCAACAAGAAGTGCAGCCCATTGAACCAAAACCATCTGTCAGGAGATCTAACAGAACCACTCAGTTACCCAAATACCTGCAAGATTACCATCACACTCTTGCAGGTTCCATACAAACAATTTCCCATTCTCATCACACCACACCATATTCCCTAAACGAACACCTCTCATATGACAATTTATCTCATACAAAGAAAACCTTTGCTGCCAATATATCCTGCCATAAAGAACCCTCATGTTATGTAGAAGCTATCAAATCTGATCACTGGAGGAAAGCCATTCAAGCTGAACTAGCAGCACTTAGCTCAAATAAGACATGGTCTATTGTACCTCTCCCAGCAGGAAAGAAAACCATTGGGTGTCGATGGTTATTCAAAATAAAGTACAAGGCAGATGGTACCATAGAGAGGTACAAAGCCCGATTGGTTGCGAAAGGGTTTACACAGCAGGTTGGTCTAGACTTCACTGAAACATTCGCACCAGTTGCAAAAATAACCACAATAAGGCTATTTTTAGCTTTATCTAGCATGAATGGTTGGTTCCTAGAGCAGATGGACATCAACAATGCATATTTACATGGTGAAATCACGGAAGAAATCTACATGACCATTCCATCTGGGTGCTTAACATCTCCTTCATCAATAAAACAAGCTTGCAGATTACACAAATCACTATATGGCTTGAAACAAGCCGGGAGACAATGGAACCTCAAACTCGCTTCTTCCCTCAAAAGGTTTGGACTCCATCAAACAACATTCGATCCCTCCTTATTTATCAAAGTGCATAACAATGGGTTCCTAGCTATACTggtttatgttgatgatttgtTAGTAGCTAGTAATTGCCAAGAAGAGGTTACTGCCATCAAAAAATATCTCCATGATTTGTTCAAAATAAAGGACCTAGGTACCCTAAAATATTTCCTAGGCTTTGAGGTGGCTAGAAACTCTACAGGGATACATTTCTACCAGAGAAAATATTGCCTAGAATTGCTGCAGGATCAGGGGTTCTTGGGAGCCAAACCTGCTAATACCCCTGCCATTCCAAATTTTAAACCTTCTCTTGACCTCACACATTCCAGACCAGAAATTTCTTTACCTTCAAGATATCCCAGCTTACAGAAGATTAATTGGAAAACTTCTTTACCTCACACATTCCAGACCAGAAATTAGCTACATTGTGGGACAACTTTCTCAACACTTAAATGCACCTACAATAGATGACTTGCATCGAGCACATAGAATCCTCAGATACTTAAAGAAATCTCCAGGCCAGGGATTATTTTTTCCAGCAAACAACAATGCAGAAATAAAAGGCTTCACTTATGCAGATTGGGCTTCTTGTATTGAGACATGAAGATCTGTCACTGGATTTTGCATATTTCTGGGCAGGTCATTGATATCCTGGAAATCTAAAAAGCAATCAACAGTATCTAAGAGTTCTTCAGAGGCTGAGTATAGAGCCATGGCAACATcggtatatgaaattcagtggctGCTCTACTTACTCAGGGACTTCCACATTACATATTGCAAACCTGAAATTCGGTTTGTGATAACCAAGCTGCCCTCCACATTGCCCACAACCCTGTGTTCCATGAGTGAACCAAGCATATAGATATCGACTGTCACATTGTGCGTGAAAAGGTCCAAAACAACATTGTTCATCTCCCTCCCATCTGATCCTGCAATCAAATTGCAGACCTTTTTACAAAAGCTCAACATCTACCTTCATTCCTAGATTTCGTATCCAAACTTGGCTTGCTGAATATCTACACGCCAAGTTTGAGGAGGGGGGGTAATAGAATCCAACAAATCAAGGCCACAGCTAAGCAAACTGCCAGTGAGGATAATGACGAACTAAAAGCCAATTAGCAGTTGACAGATCAACAATTCAGATGTAATCAACATGGATCCCTACATGTCATCAATACAAAGAATAAATGATGCACAGGTCATCAATCCGTGTGAATGAAGCCCACCTAATCATGGTTGATTTAAAATCATACGGTCTTAATCTCATCCCGTGAATCTCGCATTTTACTAACTGTATTCATTGTAAATTATTAGCTAATCATTCTTTTCTTCCTCATGCTTTCAGCGTGAACTTCCTGTatatattgttgaaacacctttccacataattttgatttgacaaaattgtttaagtataattgaattacatattctaaacacactaagtttaaatgctttgattaattctactaatgtgtttgttcaatgttgagttaaattgtttttaagacacaagaattaaaaggcccaagcccaatacaagtgtcaaagcccaagtcaaacaactcagtacaactcggcccgcgtttgtcaaaacgttgccgttttggATAAAACgtaactcagcaagagaaggatctagaagaccttcgggaacaacttcaagatgaagctgctgagtagtctcgataaagcgtacaagacagcagctggctaatgaaaacttccagacaaagtatttctacttttgGTAAAGTTCaaacgacacagtatgctgtctagttgactttaccataaaaggagagacagtctgctgagctgaccgaggacagaagatacacaaatctgattggccgagagctctgagcaagtcaggatgacaacgataggaagccctttccctccaacggttatttcgaaattcgaaatggccgatgcccagacgtctctataaatagagccatcagaagcttcattccacacagaatttgatcaagccattacgctgaccaaatttctacacaagttctgcaagcaagaagcaaagcaaatcttacactacaattcatacatttgtgtaaaagtctagagtgattatttcaatcgtctaaagtgtcttagcaaatcattgtataggacaaaacacttatcatttctagagattagaaatgagaggctgagtactcggttatagtactcagcaagagattaggattgagtagaggtatagaggaaggtactcttgttatactcagttgctaagattgtaaaaggtttgaggctctacctttaaagagctgagtacaggattcgaaatctcggaacgtgttccggggacaggacgtaggcttagaagaagtcgaacctggataaatctgctgagtaaagtatttcttacctttaactccttatatatattgcttgcttaaaataaccaaaaactgaccaagtaaagaggtcaagttgagttgtgcgcgttgaacatctgagctcaggaatagactctaagtgctatctcctgactcaagctaagaaactgacctagtcaccagttgactaagccagtatcttgttgtttactcagcgtcgctattaaaacctttttccttggaaaaagaagtctgtcctaattgcgaaaaaagtttaaatagttcctaaccccccc
The window above is part of the Euphorbia lathyris chromosome 3, ddEupLath1.1, whole genome shotgun sequence genome. Proteins encoded here:
- the LOC136221688 gene encoding boron transporter 4-like, whose product is MEHIKSPFSGIKNDIRRRTPFYKQDWIVGLRSGFGILAPTTYIFFASALPVIAFGEQLSRDTDGSLSTVETLASTALCGIIHSILGGQPLLILGVAEPTVIMYTYLYNFAKQREDLGQKLFLAWAGWVCVWTALFLLLLAVFNACTVINRFTRIAGELFGMLIAVLFIQEAVKGIVSEFKVPKSEDSKLEKYEFQWLYTNGLLGIIFTFGLIYTALKSRKARSWWYGTGFFRSFIADYGVPLMVIVWTTLSFSVPSKVPSGVPRRLFSPLPWESASLHHWTVLKDMGNVPPEYIFAAIIPSLMIAGLYFFDHSVAAQLAQQKEFNLKNPSAYHHDILLLAFMTLLCGLIGLPPSNGVLPQSPMHTKSLAVLKTQLIRKKMVESAKESIKQKASSSEIYGKMQAVFIEMDSSPVNTAARELENLKEAVMKGEKKEGENESDAFDPEKHIDAYLPVRVNEQRLSNLLQSLLVAASIFAMPAIKLIPTSVLWGYFAYMAIDSLPGNQFWERVLLLFITPGRRYKVLEAVHASFVESVPFKYTAVFTLIQLVYFLVCFGVTWIPIAGVLFPLPFFLLIGIRQHILPKLFSPHYLRELDAAEYEEIHRTPRLSFSLSLREENEEGRVEVCDAEMLDELTTSRGELKVRNISFQEDRGQIYPHEISQED